The Coffea arabica cultivar ET-39 chromosome 2c, Coffea Arabica ET-39 HiFi, whole genome shotgun sequence genome includes the window ATAACCAAAATTACTACTAACTTATCTTGTTCTCAAGTAATTATTAGAAACTAGCCACATGCTGATGATAATTAATTACAAAGCAAACTATTTTCAACCCTGTTTTGCAATCAGTTGTAttgaaatctcaatattccTCCACTAATGCTCGGAGATATGGAAAGTAAACGCATCCCTGTTGTGTACAGGAAGTTGTTGGTCATTTTCTACGACTGGAGCCATAGAAGGAATAAATGCACTAGTCACAGGAGACCTCATTAGCCTGTCAGAGCAAGAACTCGTGGACTGTGATTCAACCAATGATGGCTGTGAAGGTGGATATATGGACTATGCTTTTGAGTGGGTGATCAGCAATGGAGGGATTGATACTGAATCTGATTATCCATACACTGGCATAGATGGCACCTGCAACATCACTAAGGTATGCTGTCTCTCTCTTGCCAATCTGTTACTGGTTATCAAACTTAAGAGTTCAGTAATTGTTCATTTATCCTTGTTTCTGTATCTTTGTTAGATTATCTACCATCAATGCTTGCTTACTATGAAACTGGTTATTCTTGATTAGGAGGAACGCAAGATTGTAACAATTGATGGCTACAAAGATGTGGCAGACGAAGAGAGTGCCCTGCTTTGTGCTGTCGTCCAGCAACCAATTAGTGTGGGCATAGATGGTTCTGCAATAGATTTTCAGCTGTATACCGGGGTACTTCCATTAGTCAAATCCATTCATACGTGCACAATTTTTAGTgaaaaattcttagtatttccCGACGCTGAAAAATATCATGTTCTTGTTATCATAGGGGATATATGATGGAGAGTGCTCAGACAATCCAGATGATATAGATCATGCAGTTCTAATAGTTGGTTATGGTTCTCAAGGTGGTGAGGACTATTGGATCATAAAGAATTCATGGGGTACCTATTGGGGAATGGAGGGATATGCCTATATAAGAAGAAACACTAAGTTGAAAAACGGTGTTTGTGCAATCAATGCAATGGCTTCTTATCCAACCAAAGAATCCTCTTCTTCTCCATCTCCTTATCCCTCCCCTGCTGTTCCACCACCTCCACCAGTAAATCCACCGCCGCCACCACCGCCTTCTCCATCTCCTAGTGATTGTGGAGACTACTCTTACTGTCCACCAGATGAGACATGCTGCTGTCTGCTTGAATTATGCCACTTTTGCTTCGTGCAAGGTTGCTGTGATTACGAAAATGCTGTTTGCTGTACTGGCACAGATTATTGCTGTCCTAGTGACTATCCGATTTGCGATGTTGATGATGGCCTTTGTCTCAGGGTATGGTACCACCAAATTAATCTTTTTGCTTACGTATTAAACTTCAATCGTTGTATGGCTATTCTGACAATCTTACATCTTTTGACATTTGGTTTCTGCAGAACTTTGGAGACTTCGTGGGAGTGGCTGCAAAGAAGCGAACAATGGCTAAGCACAAATTTCCATGGAGTAAAACTCACGAAGTCAAGAAGCCTTACAAGCCTCTCCTATGGAAGAGGAATCAGTTAGCAGCAATGCGCTGAGAAGAAACATTGCATTAAATTTGGCATGGCATACGTATTTCTGCTATTTCTGGCGTTGGCATTTGAATCTTGGAGTATCACTTTGTAATTTTTccgtcataaaaaaaaaaaagcatcacTATCTCCTTGCATGTAATGAAGATGATATCCATCTTGAGTGCAATAAATTTATGTTTTCTCATTCAAATTGGCTACTGCCAACTCCAATTAGTTCAAAGTTACTTCAATTCCCATTACATCAATATTACCATGGCTTGGATTTGTTAAATTTTCAGGAATTGCtaacatattttttattataagcCTAGGGGTTCTGCGTCCCATTGCAATCATATTTTTGTTCAAGGTAAAGTCCAGATATGTCGAGTTATATCTCTATTTAGATATTCTTAGAATTCTCATGATTCCTTTACGGTTTCCTTTTCATGTAAGCCTTTGAACCCTTCACGAAATCACCGACTTGAAGACGGTTTGGGAAGTGATAGCATGGTGACATAGTGTTGGGAAAGTAATCCCATATAGGAAACTGATATAAAACCGTAATCCGTAAGGAAACTGGAAAACAAGAATCGTGGTTGGTTGGTTGGTTTAAGGATTAGAGAAAGGAAACAAGACAACCTTTTCCAACAGGAAAAGGGGTAACTTCCCACTGCctatatatatgagataaaaggAAACGGCCGTCTTCTGTTCAACTCTATTCCATTGTATTCTGTTTTATTCAATACATCAGTAATTTCGCAAAAGATAATATAGCCATGAGTAAGCAAATTGATGAATCCTCCTGCCGGAGGGGGACGAAGAGGGACTTCAGCACTGCAATTTTAGAGAAGAAGAAGTCCGCGAATAGGCTTCTTGTGGACGAGGCAATCAACGATGACAATTCGGTTGTGGCTTTAAACCACGAAACTATGGAAAAGCTTCATCTTTTCCATGGAGATACCATCTTGAtcaagggaaagaagagaagggATACAGTCTGTATAGTCCTCGCTGATGAGAATTGCGAGGAACCAAAGATTCGAATGAACAAAGTTGTCAGGTCGAACCTCCGGGTTAGGCTTGGGGATGTTGTTTCGGTGCATCAATGTCCTGATGTCAAGTATGGTAAACGTGTGCACATACTTCCCATTGATGACACTGTTGAAGGGATTACCGGAAACCTTTTTGATGTTTATGTAAAACCGTACTTCTTGGAGACGTATCGTCCGGTCAGGAAGGGTGATCTTTTCCTTGCAAGAGGATTGATGAGAAGCGTTGAATTCAAGGTCATCGAAACTGACCCTCCTGAGTATTGCATTGTGGCGCCTGATACTGAGATCTTTTGCGAGGGTGAGCCGGTGAAGAGGGAGGATGAAGATCGCCTGGATGACGTTGGTTATGATGATGTTGGAGGAGTCCGTAGACAGATGGCTCAAATTCGTGAACTTGTGGAGTTGCCTCTGAGGCACCCACAGCTGTTTAAATCAATTGGTGTCAAGCCTCCAAAAGGCATTCTGCTTTATGGTCCTCCAGGATCAGGAAAGACCTTGATAGCCAGAGCTGTAGCTAATGAAACTGGTGCTTTCTTCTTTTGTATCAATGGACCTGAAATCATGTCAAAGCTGGCAGGAGAAAGTGAAAGCAATCTAAGGAAAGCATTCGAGGAAGCTGAGAAGAATGCCCCGTCTATCATATTTATTGATGAGATTGATTCAATTGCTCCCAAGCGGGAAAAGACGAATGGAGAAGTTGAGAAAAGAATTGTTTCTCAGCTTTTGACACTTATGGATGGGCTCAAGTCACGTGCCCATGTCATCGTTATGGGTGCAACTAACCGTCCAAATAGCATTGATCCTGCCCTTAGAAGGTTTGGGAGATTCGATAGGGAAATAGACATTGGTGTTCCAGATGAAGTTGGGCGGCTTGAGGTTCTTCGTATCCATACAAAGAACATGAAGTTGGCTGAAGATGTGAATTTGGAAAAGATTTCCAGCAATACTCATGGCTACGTTGGTGCTGACTTGGCCGCTTTGTGCACTGAGGCAGCACTCCAGTGTATCAGGGAAAAGATGGATGTAATAGATCTTGAAGATGAATCAATTGATGCCGAGATACTCAACTCGATGGCTGTCACCAACGAGCACTTCCAGACTGCGCTGGGGATGAGCAATCCCTCTGCTCTGCGAGAAACCTTGGTTGAAGTTCCAAACATTAACTGGGAGGATGTTGGAGGCCTTGAGAATGTGAAGCGTGAGCTTCAGGAGACTGTTCAATATCCAGTCGAGCACCCTGAGAAATTTGAGAAGTTTGGCATGTCACCATCAAAGGGAGTTCTTTTCTATGGTCCACCAGGTTGCGGGAAAACTTTGCTGGCCAAGGCTATAGCAAATGAGTGTCAAGCTAACTTCATCAGTATCAAGGGTCCTGAATTGCTTTCCATGTGGTTTGGAGAGGCTGAGGCTAATGTCAGAGATATATTCGACAAGGCTCGCCAATCTGCTCCTTGTGTCCTCTTCTTTGATGAATTGGATTCAATTGCTGTCCAGAGAGGAAGTCAGGCAGGAGATTCTGGGGCCGCTGACAGAGTTTTAAATCAACTTCTAACTGAGATGGATGGGATGAACGCAAAGAAAACTGTCTTCATTATTGGGGCCACAAACAGACCTGACATTATTGATCCTGCTCTTTTGAGACCTGGCCGTCTTGATCAATTGATATACATCCCTCTCCCTGATGAAGAATCTCGACATCAGATTTTCAAAGCATGCCTCAGGAAATCGCCTGTTTCTAGGCAAGTAGACTTGAGGACTCTAGCAAAGTATACTGAAGGCTTTAGTGGTGCTGATATTACTGAGATATGCCAACGTGCGTGCAAATATGCAATCAGAGAGAACATTGAGAAGGATATCGAGAAGGAGAGGAAGAGGAGAGATAATCCTGACGCGATGGAAGAAGACATCAAGGACGAAGCTTCTGAAATCACAGCTGGTCACTTTGAAGAATCAATGAAGTATGCTCGTAGGAGTGTCAGTGATGCTGACATAAAAAAATATCAGAAATTTGCTCAAACATTGCAGCAGTCTAGAGGATTTGGTACTGAATTTCGCTTCTCTGAGTCCAGTGGCCCGGCTCTAGGATCTGATGCTTACGCAACATCTGCTGGTGGTGCTGCCGAAGATGAGCTATATGCTTAGGCTGTCTTTGTTTATAACATGTTAGCTTGAATGTCTAAGTACCTATTTTGGCTCAATTGTCGGTTTGATTTTCCCCTGTAAAATAGGATAAAGAGATTAGACTGTCCTTGTTTTTCTGCATCTTTAAAGTACTTCAATAATAACAATCTCTTTGCAATAGTCCTTCCTATTAGAAGCTAAGCAGTGTCAGTCATCTGCAATTTTTATCTTATTCAATACAGCCCTCTCTTCCACAGTGCACTTTCTGCTGTTTTTGCATAGCATTACAAAATTGATGCCTTTCATGGTCGGAGAAGTCACGATTAATACAGAACAATAAGCCTACAAGCAGATGATCCTCCAACTAGTGTCCATCATGGTGACTGATAAAAGCCCTTTTCAGAAAACTACCAGGATGCCCAATGACCCAACACTTCTTGTTACTAGTGACTCTTTCCTCCACTTTGCCTGCCCTGCAGTGGCCTTTCACCATGTACAGTGGCATATCCAGCGGAAAAATCAGCAATAATGAAACTGATGCAAAGCGCCCTTGAAAAAAGCATTATACATTAGCATAGTTTCACTTAAAATTTGTTGTGTAAATACTTCTTCTTTCCAACATAATTTTCTGAGCTGAGAAAGAATCCTGTAAAGCTGCAAAAGCCCaagtgaaaattattatttccaAAGCAAACAAATAACATCAGAAACACAATTTACAATCAAAAGCAAGCAGTGGAAACGATTAATTAAAAGGCAATAAAAAGACAAGTGATTGCGTAAATGCATGATGCTGGGCGATCGAATGCTTGCAGTTTTGAGGCATGCAACGAATCCCCTCATTGACGAAGAATCCGGGAACTTTGATGGAGATTTTCTTAACGCGCTCATAATCCAATTCTTGAATGCAGACCAAATATTCGAGAAACTGCCTGTAAGAAATTACCCCGTGAGAGACTGAGAGCTGAAGCAGTTTCATGATTCATGAGTTTTCAGGAACACGTGGCTCAAATTATAGAAGGCTAGCAGCTAGGTGGCTGAGGCGAAAGACATAAAATGGAAAGTGGAGCTGCTGAAGTTTTACTGTTTTACCTTCCTATACCTACACTATTTAGAAATTACAGTCTCCTAAGTCCTcaaagatttcttttgaaaCATATTAGCCCTCAATATCTCTTCTACAACAATCTAATACCCCGCATTTTCATTGGAAGTAATGATCGGAGGTGATATATAAATATGAATAACACAATTATATACATTAATAGAGTGTatttgtgtgtgtgtctatgtatatatgtatatgtatatgtgttatcTAATAATCATTTTAACTATGAGAAAATtggttgtttggattgcaaatttTCAAGTGTTTTTCGGAAAAAATTACTGTGATATTTTTATAGAATGCaatgtatgtgaggtaaaaaagtaattgaaaatgtgtaaaagaaatattcatgaaaaatgtaaaaCTCAAACAGGTTTTGTTCAAGAATTTTCtgaaaaataacattaaaaattttttaagtaATATGGCCATGTAAAATCTAATTGTTCTCATCcaataattttcttttcattttgggaAAGTCTACAGCACTCTGATTGTTCAAAGTTTATACTTGAATTTTGTTCATAGCCTAAGACTTAGACtcaaaaactataaaaaaaaaatttataaataatttAAGGAATTTTTAAAGATACTAGTAGCATCACGAATACTGCAACTTTGAAACATGTATAATACTCTTGGTTTTCCATCAATGTATACTGTCAATTGgacaaataaaatagaaaaaatcgtGAAAAGATGTTCCAACAACCCAAAACCCATAGGCTGTAAGCCAAAATAAAAGGAACTTTGACAAAGAAATGCGCCTTCTATATTACTCGTTGTTATTAAAATTCATTATTGAAGCATCCACTAACTAAATCTAGTTCTTCGTATTGGCATTTATTTCTAACTTTGCAAATGGAAGCgaaagggaaaaaggagaaGAACGAGAGTAAGGGAGTAGATAAGATTGGAGATGGGTTTAAGAatatcttttttgttttaaatttaaaagtacaaattctttttccatcttaaatAGAGACAACGTTGGTGTAATGTTATTTAGAGTCTATTTAATAACCTAATTTAGTAtttgaatttaatgaattcatagTTTAATATGTTCAAATgcatttgataataaaaaaatgaacatctgaattaattaaatgacactGAATTTTTTGGGCAAAATTTGCTTCTAAAAATAATCGATAAACtatttacttatcacttaatgtgatatattaaaattttcaaatttcagttttatcaaatgcaccctaGTTTAGATAATTAAATATGCCAATGGAAGTtagtataaaattttaatttaggaGAAAACTAGGTAAATTATCAGTAACATCAGGCAAGGTTTCTAAAATACTCCCCTTTTTTCCCTACATTTTTGGGCAGGCTATAATATTATTCGGCTATAAATCTCACCAATTGTAAATCTCACCATTGTGAGTTCCTTTTAAtcatataacaaaaaaaaaattctcagcAAAAAAAGTTGTAATGGACAATAACCCAAGGAAGTTTTAAAATGATGTCTTACAAATTTAGTTCATTCTCAGCAAAGGGGCCAAAAAAAACGGAGTGCAGAATATGAGTACAAAAAGGGAAGTACGGACTGTATGAAAGACGTTCACAA containing:
- the LOC113726170 gene encoding low-temperature-induced cysteine proteinase, with product MDYKYQKSWIGKMQMTTMTHASLLLLVLFLVLVTFTTLSSSLLNDQYSIIGKNDEEFLSEERVAEIFQEWKEKHGKVYKHVQEAEKRFQNFRKNLKYIVEKNSMRQSNSGHVVGLNKFADMSNEEFKKVYISKIKDGKRITDQRGEFNIALRKSKAASCEAPTSLDWRKHGVVTGVKDQGGCGSCWSFSTTGAIEGINALVTGDLISLSEQELVDCDSTNDGCEGGYMDYAFEWVISNGGIDTESDYPYTGIDGTCNITKEERKIVTIDGYKDVADEESALLCAVVQQPISVGIDGSAIDFQLYTGGIYDGECSDNPDDIDHAVLIVGYGSQGGEDYWIIKNSWGTYWGMEGYAYIRRNTKLKNGVCAINAMASYPTKESSSSPSPYPSPAVPPPPPVNPPPPPPPSPSPSDCGDYSYCPPDETCCCLLELCHFCFVQGCCDYENAVCCTGTDYCCPSDYPICDVDDGLCLRNFGDFVGVAAKKRTMAKHKFPWSKTHEVKKPYKPLLWKRNQLAAMR